In one window of Ostrinia nubilalis chromosome 19, ilOstNubi1.1, whole genome shotgun sequence DNA:
- the LOC135080947 gene encoding gametocyte-specific factor 1-like: MDSPFVYCPYDKKHQVSRLRLQAHIVKCQKNYPGWQICPYNATHRFPHEDILREHLVQCPSKAAICPEHKTNTVTGSLYTPKPILQKDYLPETDPDHEMWD; the protein is encoded by the coding sequence ATGGACAGCCCCTTTGTGTATTGCCCGTACGATAAGAAACACCAAGTGTCGCGCTTGCGTTTGCAAGCACACATCGTAAAATGCCAGAAAAACTATCCAGGTTGGCAGATATGCCCATATAATGCCACGCACCGGTTTCCTCATGAAGATATTTTGAGGGAGCACCTTGTTCAATGCCCATCAAAAGCTGCAATATGCCCAGAACATAAAACTAATACAGTCACTGGATCATTGTAtactccaaaacccattctacaGAAGGATTATTTGCCGGAGACTGATCCTGATCATGAAATGTGGGATTAG
- the LOC135081131 gene encoding gastric triacylglycerol lipase-like, producing MKLSVLVFTFVVILQLGDCRHTSWIPNIYDVVANKTSQIRNYVREKSRSLKHFYVENVRNKITSYLGIDDDNNKVLEETDSDSQARIKRKFKGYIDAAKTSDSKIFDSIAPEDLEYKCLEDDPSVHMTTPQLIARNGYTAESHTIVTDDGYILTVHRIPFSKNSFNRVSPRKTVLLHHGLLGSSADWIIPGPKKGLAYILSEAGYDVWMANVRGNTYSRAHVSLNIDSFEFWNFTFHEVSQHDLPAVIDHIMDIKGWDVKINYIGHSMGTTVLFALLSTKTQYNKVLRAGFALAPVAYMTDIKSPIRLLAKYSNNIEYLMKLLGANEFLPQNAVLRWLSKHACEINHYEEVICENSLFVLCGHDVKQFNRTLLPMILGHVPAGASTRTLVHYAQEIKNDGRFQRFDYGIDGNMKQYGSPTPPEYPIHKITLPIALLSAQNDWLSGDVDVTNLYVQLANPIEHYIVPLREFNHIDFLWGVDAPTLVYIKLLQLLEEGASKSFGDEPDIETNDLSSLNR from the coding sequence ATGAAGCTATCGGTTCTCGTGTTTACATTCGTTGTAATCCTACAACTCGGTGATTGCCGCCACACTTCATGGATCCCAAATATTTACGACGTCGTCGCAAACAAAACATCTCAAATCAGGAACTACGTCCGCGAAAAAAGCAGGAGCTTAAAACACTTCTACGTTGAAAATGTGCGAAACAAAATAACGTCGTATTTGGGTATCGACGATGACAATAACAAAGTATTAGAGGAAACAGATAGCGACTCACAAGCAAGGATAAAAAGAAAGTTCAAAGGTTACATCGACGCAGCTAAAACGAGCGATAGTAAGATTTTCGATTCCATCGCCCCTGAAGATCTTGAGTACAAATGCCTAGAAGACGACCCTTCAGTGCACATGACGACGCCGCAATTAATAGCTCGCAATGGCTATACGGCTGAATCTCACACCATCGTCACAGACGATGGCTATATCCTCACCGTACATAGAATACCATTCTCTAAAAACTCTTTTAACAGAGTGAGTCCTCGGAAAACGGTGCTACTTCATCACGGTTTATTGGGAAGCTCTGCAGACTGGATAATACCAGGACCTAAGAAAGGCCTCGCTTACATCTTATCTGAAGCTGGTTACGACGTGTGGATGGCCAACGTCCGGGGCAACACATATTCCCGAGCTCATGTATCATTGAACATCGACAGCTTCGAGTTCTGGAATTTCACATTTCATGAAGTAAGTCAACATGACTTGCCCGCGGTCATCGATCATATTATGGATATCAAAGGTTGGGATGTCAAAATAAACTATATCGGTCATTCGATGGGAACCACAGTGTTGTTTGCGTTACTTTCAACCAAAACACAATACAATAAAGTGTTGAGAGCTGGTTTTGCTTTAGCACCAGTTGCTTATATGACCGACATAAAGAGTCCCATTCGTCTTCTCGCAAAGTATAGCAATAACATAGAGTATCTGATGAAGCTGCTAGGAGCAAATGAGTTCCTACCACAGAATGCCGTTCTGAGATGGCTATCAAAGCATGCGTGTGAAATCAACCATTACGAAGAAGTTATTTGTGAAAATTCCCTTTTCGTGCTGTGTGGTCATGATGTGAAGCAGTTCAACCGAACGCTTCTGCCGATGATACTGGGACACGTGCCTGCTGGAGCATCAACTAGAACTCTGGTTCATTATGCCCAAGAAATCAAAAACGATGGAAGATTCCAACGTTTTGACTACGGCATTGATGGAAACATGAAGCAGTACGGATCACCGACTCCTCCCGAATACccaatacataaaataactttacCAATAGCCTTGTTAAGTGCCCAGAACGATTGGCTGTCGGGTGATGTAGATGTAACGAATTTGTATGTCCAATTAGCTAATCCAATAGAACACTACATTGTGCCATTACGTGAATTCAATCACATTGATTTCTTATGGGGAGTAGATGCTCCGACTCTTGTTTACATCAAATTATTGCAATTGCTTGAAGAAGGAGCCTCTAAGTCATTTGGCGACGAGCCCGATATTGAAACTAATGATCTTAGTAGCCTCAATAGATAA
- the LOC135081285 gene encoding small integral membrane protein 20, whose amino-acid sequence MVAFYRGWRYAAFLTGFAGFIGLALYPIVISPMMDVSEYKKIQKETRKNIRQEDIQPGNMKVWSDPFDRKKPTAE is encoded by the exons ATGGTAGCGTTTTACAGAGGCTGGCGCTATGCCGCATTCCTAACAGGATTCGCTGGGTTTATAGGACTTGCGCTTTATCCGATAGTAATCAGTCCAATGATGGATGTTTCAGAATACA aaaaaatacaaaaagaaactaGAAAAAATATAAGACAAGAAGATATCCAACCTGGAA aTATGAAAGTTTGGTCAGATCCATTTGATCGTAAGAAACCAACAGCAGAATAG
- the LOC135081129 gene encoding WD repeat domain phosphoinositide-interacting protein 4-like — protein MARRRSSGITSLGFNQNQDCFTCCLRSGLRVYNVEPLVEKAHYSKEELGEVSLCEMVFRSNLLLLVKARRPCSLLLLDDQRRAFKAEVAFKTPIRALRARRDKVAVVLSSSIQVLTLPSLQRVALLRTPQAARPLCALAIEPNAVQVLAAPAHRKGSLQILDISRAVKGAQSSSPAVVGCHQTALVCLSVSSNGAKLATASERGTIIRIWDTTSKLLLHELRRGSDYADVYCINFNPSGSLVCCVSDKGTLHVWAARGSYAHLASASAEPDTRALCAFSDDANAVVVCEDGTFHKFTFSAEGNCHRNDFEYFLQVGDDDEFLQ, from the exons ATGGCGCGGCGGAGGAGCAGCGGGATCACAAGCCTGGGCTTTAACCAGAATCAAG ACTGCTTCACTTGCTGCCTAAGATCAGGCCTGCGCGTTTACAATGTTGAACCACTTGTGGAAAAGGCCCACTAca GCAAAGAAGAGCTGGGCGAGGTGTCGCTATGCGAGATGGTATTCCGCAGCAACTTGCTGCTGCTCGTGAAAGCGCGCCGGCCTTGCAGCCTGTTGTTGCTGGACGACCAGCGGCGCGCCTTCAAAGCTGAGGTGGCTTTCAAGACGCCCATACGTGCGCTGCGAGCTAGGCGGGACAA AGTGGCGGTCGTGCTATCATCAAGCATACAAGTTCTAACGCTGCCGTCGCTGCAGCGAGTGGCGCTCCTGCGCACACCGCAAGCCGCGCGCCCGCTGTGCGCGCTCGCGATCGAGCCCAACGCGGTGCAGGTGTtggctgcgcccgcgcacagGAAGGGCTCGCTGCAGATACTG GACATATCCCGCGCAGTCAAAGGCGCTCAGTCTAGCTCGCCAGCTGTAGTGGGGTGCCACCAGACCGCTCTGGTCTGCCTGAGCGTGTCGTCCAACGGCGCCAAGCTGGCCACGGCGTCGGAACGCGGCACCATCATTCGGATCTGGGACACCACCAGCAAGCTTCTGCTGCACGAGCTACGGCGAGGGTCTGACTACGCGGATGTGTACTG TATAAACTTCAACCCGTCCGGGTCGCTAGTATGCTGCGTGTCGGACAAAGGCACGCTTCACGTGTGGGCCGCGCGCGGGTCCTACGCGCACCTCGCGTCCGCGTCCGCTGAGCCGGACACGCGGGCACTATGCGCCTTCAGCGACGACGCCAACGCCGTGG tgGTATGTGAAGATGGGACGTTCCACAAGTTTACTTTTTCGGCTGAGGGCAACTGCCATCGGAATGATTTCGAATATTTTTTGCAG GTTGGTGACGACGACGAATTCCTGCAATGa
- the LOC135081286 gene encoding uncharacterized protein LOC135081286 produces the protein MDDFSTANHTDYQWPFPKPIVGKPCEPPSPSAAPTIRPAPVAPYCHCDAHSYSPRVEQYKQLLEKEQKLCQDYEQLRRQMVDVTNDILDHPCDDLDSKMITMYQATYKKRSFPVSDYRTIIAASQSSAPIPMESNKLGVLRCYKDPTHFTENPPVVRPTINPPAVVHTGVAPKSIQTWFTEFPGRTEYMDRYSASAKACWRSMQRFREPMPSTRRRADDTCV, from the exons ATGGATGATTTTTCGACGGCCAACCACACTGACTACCAGTGGCCATTTCCAAAACCTATCGTCGGCAA ACCATGCGAGCCTCCCAGCCCTTCGGCAGCGCCGACCATCCGCCCGGCTCCGGTGGCTCCGTACTGCCACTGCGACGCCCACTCCTACTCCCCAAGAGTGGAGCAGTACAAACAACTGCTGGAGAAGGAGCAGAAACTGTGCCAGGACTATGAGCAGTTGAGGAGACAG ATGGTGGATGTTACCAATGACATACTGGACCACCCATGCGACGACTTGGACAGCAAAATGATCACAATGTATCAAGCCACGTACAAAAAGAGAT CCTTCCCAGTGAGCGATTACAGAACCATAATCGCAGCGTCACAATCCAGCGCGCCCATTCCCATGGAGAGCAACAAATTAGGCGTACTCCGATGCTACAAGGACCCGACTCACTTCACGGAAAACCCTCCAGTGGTCAGGCCGACCATCAACCCTCCAGCAGTGGTTCACACAGGTGTCGCCCCCAAGTCGATCCAGACGTGGTTCACGGAGTTCCCTGGCAGGACAGAGTACATGGATCGGTACAGCGCGTCGGCCAAAGCTTGCTGGCGCTCCATGCAAAGGTTCAGAGAACCGATGCCCTCGACCCGTCGCAGGGCTGACGACACGTGTGTGTAG